One genomic region from Chrysiogenia bacterium encodes:
- a CDS encoding thrombospondin type 3 repeat-containing protein gives MPGICRGRATVHDYDCDGTPNGEDDDIDADGVGEADNADRFPFDPTEFSDNDLDGIGDNADLDDDNDGLPDELECQPEEMLALLREQTSFGALDFDNGPCDGNPDPGVVSPLVTAGDLINDVNGCFGGVSLNSRRCTFTNPRFPDSDLDGLSDGAEWAALKQFLGCAVSEEIFDAGCPLDVVTITYPDTSGPMLPPLALKQTYPPLDPNTDADRPDGVPITAKDDPAALDGFDPSPYIVGTALDVDSDNDGLSDSDERFYGTNPFRADSDGDGMLDRAEVARDIEDLPTECGANYCSTPNPVFEIATFDIVVQPEINLVHRICRYNPCDPLQLCGQCTGSGVFVGGALMAPLPMGTPSLNPNVADVDGDGIPDGTESAGFSLRNGVVVHTNPVLADTDGDEEAPNPNCSDPDTVGGDLCDGIGDEGTPISFNDRIDNCPTHGNSDQRDSDFDGAGDVLTDLTFPGGVRTSTFGGAAGCDLNVTIRQLSGMDYDGDGIDDNREVQPQAGQIIQTNPGDADTDNDGINDGTDNCPLTVNSFQALFENFSVATVQNSTLYSIQVRSTDLSGPSVTTQTVSYMSDADATKPEILCGLETQLTLAGIPGVLHNTIPLDCPNLVSLPGEPRVKLTEQNSTFELEILSQTANLSRTSGTGQLNQDEDKYGAACDSDDLDRSGGHQIFLNTNDPDFDGLMDYEENFGLRLGGFRTSTTRADSDGDGIIDSVDNCPCASNPAQEDDDLDGIGDVCESSFGVSCQ, from the coding sequence ATGCCGGGTATCTGTCGCGGCCGCGCCACGGTGCACGACTACGATTGCGACGGTACGCCAAACGGTGAGGACGACGACATCGATGCCGATGGCGTGGGCGAAGCCGACAACGCCGACCGTTTCCCCTTCGATCCCACCGAGTTTTCCGACAACGACCTCGACGGCATCGGCGACAATGCCGATCTCGATGACGACAACGACGGCCTCCCCGACGAGCTGGAGTGCCAGCCCGAGGAGATGCTCGCGCTGCTTCGTGAGCAGACTTCCTTCGGCGCGCTCGACTTTGACAATGGCCCCTGTGACGGCAACCCCGACCCGGGCGTGGTGAGCCCGTTGGTGACGGCCGGGGACCTGATCAACGACGTCAACGGCTGCTTTGGCGGCGTCTCCCTGAACTCGCGCCGGTGCACGTTCACCAATCCGCGCTTTCCCGATTCCGATCTCGACGGTCTCTCGGATGGCGCCGAGTGGGCCGCTCTCAAGCAGTTCCTCGGCTGCGCGGTTTCCGAAGAGATCTTCGATGCGGGCTGCCCGCTCGACGTGGTGACGATCACCTATCCCGATACGAGCGGTCCGATGCTGCCGCCGCTGGCGCTCAAGCAGACCTACCCGCCGCTCGATCCCAACACCGATGCCGATCGCCCCGATGGTGTTCCCATTACGGCCAAGGACGATCCGGCCGCGCTCGACGGATTCGATCCCTCGCCCTACATCGTGGGCACTGCGCTGGACGTCGATTCCGACAACGACGGACTCTCCGACAGTGACGAGCGTTTCTACGGGACCAACCCCTTCCGCGCCGACAGCGACGGGGACGGCATGCTCGATCGGGCTGAGGTGGCCCGCGACATCGAGGATCTGCCCACCGAGTGCGGCGCGAACTACTGCAGCACGCCCAACCCCGTATTCGAGATCGCGACCTTCGACATCGTCGTGCAGCCCGAGATCAACCTGGTGCACCGTATCTGTCGCTACAATCCGTGCGACCCGCTCCAGCTCTGCGGGCAGTGCACGGGTTCGGGCGTTTTTGTCGGTGGCGCGCTGATGGCGCCGCTGCCGATGGGCACTCCCTCGCTCAATCCCAACGTGGCGGACGTCGATGGCGACGGCATTCCCGACGGGACCGAATCGGCCGGCTTCTCCCTGCGCAACGGCGTGGTCGTGCACACCAATCCGGTGCTGGCCGATACCGACGGCGATGAGGAAGCGCCCAATCCCAACTGCAGCGATCCCGATACCGTCGGCGGCGACCTGTGTGACGGGATCGGTGACGAGGGCACGCCCATCAGCTTCAACGACCGGATCGACAACTGCCCGACCCATGGCAACTCCGACCAGCGTGACTCGGACTTCGACGGAGCCGGTGACGTGCTCACGGATCTCACCTTCCCGGGCGGCGTTCGCACCAGCACGTTCGGCGGCGCGGCCGGTTGCGATCTCAATGTCACGATCCGCCAGCTCTCGGGCATGGATTACGACGGCGACGGTATCGACGACAATCGCGAGGTGCAGCCCCAGGCCGGGCAGATCATTCAGACCAACCCCGGAGACGCCGACACCGACAATGACGGGATCAACGACGGGACGGATAACTGCCCACTCACGGTGAATTCCTTCCAGGCGCTGTTCGAGAACTTCAGCGTTGCAACCGTGCAGAACAGCACGCTCTATTCGATCCAGGTGCGCAGCACCGACCTGAGCGGGCCGAGCGTGACGACCCAGACGGTCAGCTACATGTCGGACGCCGATGCCACCAAGCCGGAGATCCTCTGCGGGCTCGAAACGCAGCTTACCCTGGCGGGAATCCCCGGCGTCCTGCACAACACGATCCCGCTCGATTGCCCCAATCTGGTTTCGCTTCCCGGGGAGCCGCGGGTGAAACTGACCGAGCAGAACTCGACCTTCGAGCTGGAGATCCTTTCCCAAACGGCGAACCTCTCGCGCACTTCGGGCACCGGCCAGCTCAATCAGGACGAGGACAAATACGGCGCGGCCTGTGACAGCGACGATCTCGATCGCAGCGGCGGCCACCAGATCTTCCTGAACACGAACGATCCCGACTTCGACGGATTGATGGATTACGAAGAGAACTTCGGCCTGCGTCTGGGCGGATTCCGCACCTCAACCACGCGCGCCGACAGCGACGGCGACGGGATCATCGACTCGGTCGACAACTGCCCGTGCGCATCCAACCCTGCGCAGGAAGACGATGACCTCGACGGAATCGGCGATGTCTGCGAGTCTTCCTTCGGCGTTTCCTGTCAGTAG
- a CDS encoding ABC transporter ATP-binding protein: MALLEVENLVVSFGTDAGPLRAVDGVSFSIDRGKTLCLVGESGCGKSVTSLSLLRLIPNPPGRIESGAIRFDGQDLLSLPESEIRKVRGKQIAMIFQEPMTSLNPVYTVENQIAEVLRLHLGMNKAQAADRVAELLDQVGIPAPRQRMKDYPHQLSGGMRQRVMIAMALACDPALLIADEPTTALDVTIQAQILELILKLQEERGLAVLLITHDMGVVAEMHGEVAVMYAGRIVERSGTEAIFENPLHPYTRGLLAAIPRPDPVTGSTKREGARLASIPGHVPDLRRLKPGCRFADRCSQVQDRCHETDPALETKQGHEVACLVVES, translated from the coding sequence ATGGCACTTCTCGAAGTCGAAAATCTCGTCGTGTCTTTCGGGACCGATGCCGGCCCGCTTCGGGCCGTCGACGGCGTGTCGTTTTCCATCGACAGGGGCAAGACGCTCTGTCTGGTGGGCGAGTCGGGTTGCGGCAAGTCGGTGACCAGCCTCTCGCTGCTGCGCCTCATTCCCAACCCGCCGGGCCGCATCGAGTCGGGCGCCATCCGCTTCGACGGGCAGGATCTGCTCAGCCTCCCCGAAAGCGAGATCCGAAAAGTCCGCGGCAAGCAGATTGCCATGATTTTTCAGGAACCGATGACCAGCCTCAACCCGGTCTATACGGTGGAGAACCAGATCGCCGAAGTGCTGCGCCTGCACCTGGGCATGAACAAGGCGCAGGCCGCCGACCGGGTGGCAGAGCTGCTCGACCAGGTGGGCATTCCCGCCCCGCGCCAGCGGATGAAGGACTATCCCCACCAGCTCTCGGGCGGCATGCGCCAGCGCGTGATGATCGCCATGGCGCTCGCCTGCGATCCGGCCCTGCTCATCGCCGACGAGCCCACCACGGCGCTCGATGTGACCATCCAGGCGCAGATCCTCGAACTGATTCTGAAGCTGCAGGAAGAACGCGGACTGGCCGTGCTGCTCATCACCCACGACATGGGCGTCGTCGCCGAGATGCACGGCGAGGTGGCTGTCATGTATGCCGGCCGCATCGTTGAGCGTTCGGGCACCGAAGCGATCTTCGAAAACCCCTTGCACCCCTACACCCGCGGCCTGCTCGCTGCGATCCCGCGCCCCGATCCGGTCACCGGCTCGACCAAGCGCGAGGGCGCCCGGCTGGCCAGTATTCCCGGCCACGTGCCCGACCTGCGCCGCCTCAAACCCGGCTGCCGCTTCGCCGACCGCTGCAGCCAGGTGCAGGACCGCTGCCACGAAACCGACCCCGCCCTGGAGACCAAACAGGGCCACGAAGTCGCCTGTTTGGTCGTGGAATCCTGA